TCCTTCTTTCACAGTCTGGTCTTGCCGATGCCATGCGACACGAACAGATTTCTACTTGCCGTCATGCTGCATGATTGTTGCGCAGTCATGGCCGGGCGTTCCAAATCCAGCGCCGTTACATTCACGTAATCGTGGGCGAGATCGCGAAAAAATTCTCGTTCACCATCAACAGGTACGCAGACGTCATGGACCAGCTCTCAGGATATGCACATCGTCCCGTCGCCTTCGTGCTGCGATATCTGCGAAATCGTCTCACCTCCCATGTGGTGATCTTGTCCGCTGTCGTCTCGGCGGTTGCCTGCTCGGTGGGCACGCAATATGGCGTCAAGCATCTTGTCGACAGCCTGTCGGCCGGCCGCCCGCACGCGGGCGGCGTATGGCTGGCATTCGTTTTCCTCATGTCGCTGATCGCTGCCGACAATTTTCTTTGGCGGATCGCAAGCTGGACAGCGAGCTTTACCTTTGTCGGCGTCACCGGTGACCTCCGGCGCGACATGTTCCGCCATCTGACCGGCCACGCGCCGAGTTATTTCTCCGACCGGATGCCGGGCATGCTCACCAGCCGCATTACCGCCACATCGAATGCGGTGTTCACCGTCGAGAACATGTTCGTCTGGAATGTGTTGCCGCCGTGCATCGCGACGGTCGTGGCGATCGCCCTGATTGGAACCGTCAGCCTGCCAATGTCACTCGGCATGATCGTGATCGCGGGAACCATGGTGGTGGTGATGTTCCACCTGGCCGCCGCGGGCAAACCCCTGCATGACGACTTTGCCAACAAGGCCGCCGCAGTCGATGGCGAAATGGTCGATGTCATCAACAACATGCCGCTGGTGCGCGCATTTTGCGGCCTCGGCCATGAGCACGACCGGTTCGACGCCACCGTCAATCGGGAAATCGACGCGCGCGGGCGCAGCCTCCGTTATCTCGAGAAACTGCGTCTGGCTCACGCCGCGGTAACCGTGGTGCTCACCATCGGCATGCTGGCCTGGGCGGTCAACCTTTGGCAGCAGGGTACTGCGACCACCGGCGATGTCGTTCTGGTCTGCACGCTCGGCCTTGCGATCCTGAGTGCGACACGCGACCTGGCGGTGGCGCTGGTCGACGTTACCCAGCATGTCGCCCGGCTTACCGAGGCGATTGCGACTCTGCTGCAGCCACACGAATTGAACGATCACCCCGAGGC
The Bradyrhizobium sp. KBS0727 genome window above contains:
- a CDS encoding ABC transporter ATP-binding protein; protein product: MDQLSGYAHRPVAFVLRYLRNRLTSHVVILSAVVSAVACSVGTQYGVKHLVDSLSAGRPHAGGVWLAFVFLMSLIAADNFLWRIASWTASFTFVGVTGDLRRDMFRHLTGHAPSYFSDRMPGMLTSRITATSNAVFTVENMFVWNVLPPCIATVVAIALIGTVSLPMSLGMIVIAGTMVVVMFHLAAAGKPLHDDFANKAAAVDGEMVDVINNMPLVRAFCGLGHEHDRFDATVNREIDARGRSLRYLEKLRLAHAAVTVVLTIGMLAWAVNLWQQGTATTGDVVLVCTLGLAILSATRDLAVALVDVTQHVARLTEAIATLLQPHELNDHPEAEPLVKSGAAVAFNNVSFGYPSGLQVFDKFNLRIKPGQRVGLVGQSGGGKSSLFTLLQRFYDVQHGTITIDGQDISRVTQQSLREAISVVPQDISLFHRSILENIRYGRPSATDNEVLRAAIAARCDFIENLPEGMATIVGDRGIKVSGGQRQRIAIARAFLKDAPILLLDEATAALDSESEEAIREALSRLMRGRTVIAIAHRLATLRNFDRVVMLQGGRIIDDGPPDVLVKGKGPYRELVAREMGHLASHAA